AAGCCGCTTCCCAATTAATGCGGCTTGGCTGAAAAAGAAACCGTTGTCGTTTTTCTCATCAATCTTCTCATTGGAGGAAACCCAAATGTCTCACTTTAGCACTCTGCGTACCAAAATCACCGATGCCGAAATCCTCAAATCTTCTTTGCGCGACCTGGGTATTAGCGTAAAGACTGAAGCTGATGTTCGTGGTTATAACGGTCAGCGTGTACGTTCCGACATCGTTGCTGTATTGGAAGGCGAGTACGATTTAGGTTGGTCTCGCAATAGCGATGGTTCTTTTGACCTTATCGCTGACCTGTGGGGCGTTGCTAAGAAGCACAACCAAACCGAGTTGATCAACTCTATTAACCAAAAATACGCCGTTAACAAGACTTTGGCTGAAGTAAAACAGCGCGGCTTGCAAAACGCTAACGTTAAGTTGGTATTGCAATAAGAATTTCTCTGCGCGTTCCCAAAGCTGAACGGGTTAACCAAGCATTAGCGGTTAGCCCGCTTTTTTTGTGGGTGTTTCTTGCAAAATCATAAGACTAAAGCAAATTAATCAAAATATAGGAATAGAAAAATGGCAAAGCTTCAATTAACGCATATTAAAAATAAACTGAGTGAAAAATTAACAGACTTAATTGATATGTCAGATTATGTTAAAAAATCTGAAGAAGAACGGAAAAAAGCTTGTTTATCAAGAAGTTATGCTGCTTATACTTTAGTAAGTCTTGCTTCTGCTACGGAAGAAGAAGCGGCAAAAGCAATTGTCGATGGTTATCGTGATAATGGAATTGATGCAATTTATTATGAGGAACAAGAAAATATTCTTTGGTTAGTGCAATCAAAATGGATTGAGTCTGGAAATGGAGAACCTGAAACAGGTGAAGTAAGTAAGTTTATACAAGGAGTAAAAGATGTTATAGGGTTTAAATTCAACAAATTTAATCAAAAAATAAAAGATAAGCAAGTTCAAATAGAGAAATGTCTTAATAATTATACTGTTAAAATAAAAATATGTCTTGCTTATTCTGGTTCAAAGCTAGGACAGCATAATCAAAATTTATTATCAGAATTGATAGATGAAGAAAATACAAGTGGTGAATTATTTTTCTTAGAAATATTTTCTTTATCAGAAGCGCATAATGCTTTATCAAAAAGTTTCGATAAATCTATTAATCAGGAAATAAGATTAACAAATTGGGGTTTAAATGAAGAGCCATATCAAACGTGGTATGGACAGATTAATGCTGAAGAATTAGCGGCATTATGGATTCAATATAAGGAAAGTTTATTTTCAAATAATATCCGAAGTTTTGTTGGCTTAACTGACGTAAATGATGGCATTCAAGCTACTCTTTTAAATAATCCAGAAATATTTTTATATTTAAATAATGGAGTTACTGTTTTATGTCGTCGAATTCAAAAAACAGCTAAAGGTGGCTATTCTGATAAATCTGTTGGAGATTTTTATTGTGAAGGAATATCCATTATTAATGGCGCTCAGACTGTAGGAACGATAGGAACTACTTATGCAAGTAATCCAGAAAAAGTTAAAGAAGCAAAAGTTTTTTTAAAGTTAATTTCTTTAGAAAACTGTCCTCCAGATTTTGCGCTTAAAGTCACTAAATCAACCAATACTCAAAATAAAGTTGAAAATCGTGATTTTATTTCATTGGATAATTTACACGAAAAATTAAAAAAAGAATTTGCATTAGAGGGAATCAGTTATCACTATAAAAGAGATGAACATAAATACCCATCAGATGATAAAAACTGCACGTTAGATGAGGCTACCATAGCACTAGCTTGTGGCTTAGAAGAGATACGTTATGCACATATAGCCAAAGATAAGCTTGGTAAGTTATGGGAGGATGTTAGTAAACCTCCTTATACAGAAATTTTTAATCCAAATGTTTCAGTACAGAAAATTTGGAGAATGGTTCAGATAAGCAGGATGGTAGACAATAAACTCTCACATATTAGTATAAATAACGATGAGTTAAAAGCAAATTGTACTTTTGGAAATAGATTTATTCTTCACATGGTATTTCACTTTGTAGGTATGCAGAATTTGTTTTTATTTCAAAATGAATTTGAAAAATATTCTAACGATGAATTACAATCCATAATAGATCAAGTCTTTGCAAAAACCGTAGAAGCAATTAATATTGAGTATCCAAATAAAATAGTTTACCAAGTTTTTAGAAATCTAGAAAAGTATAAAGTATTAAAACAGAAAGTTATAGACATCATACAACAAAAACTAGAAGAACAAGAAAAACCAGAAAATAAGG
This portion of the Anabaena sphaerica FACHB-251 genome encodes:
- a CDS encoding DUF1257 domain-containing protein yields the protein MSHFSTLRTKITDAEILKSSLRDLGISVKTEADVRGYNGQRVRSDIVAVLEGEYDLGWSRNSDGSFDLIADLWGVAKKHNQTELINSINQKYAVNKTLAEVKQRGLQNANVKLVLQ
- a CDS encoding AIPR family protein; the protein is MAKLQLTHIKNKLSEKLTDLIDMSDYVKKSEEERKKACLSRSYAAYTLVSLASATEEEAAKAIVDGYRDNGIDAIYYEEQENILWLVQSKWIESGNGEPETGEVSKFIQGVKDVIGFKFNKFNQKIKDKQVQIEKCLNNYTVKIKICLAYSGSKLGQHNQNLLSELIDEENTSGELFFLEIFSLSEAHNALSKSFDKSINQEIRLTNWGLNEEPYQTWYGQINAEELAALWIQYKESLFSNNIRSFVGLTDVNDGIQATLLNNPEIFLYLNNGVTVLCRRIQKTAKGGYSDKSVGDFYCEGISIINGAQTVGTIGTTYASNPEKVKEAKVFLKLISLENCPPDFALKVTKSTNTQNKVENRDFISLDNLHEKLKKEFALEGISYHYKRDEHKYPSDDKNCTLDEATIALACGLEEIRYAHIAKDKLGKLWEDVSKPPYTEIFNPNVSVQKIWRMVQISRMVDNKLSHISINNDELKANCTFGNRFILHMVFHFVGMQNLFLFQNEFEKYSNDELQSIIDQVFAKTVEAINIEYPNKIVYQVFRNLEKYKVLKQKVIDIIQQKLEEQEKPENKEGEE